The following is a genomic window from Amycolatopsis cihanbeyliensis.
TGTCCAACCAGGACAAATATGGGCTGAGTGCCTTACGCAGCGCGGCATCCAGCGCATGCACCGGACCGTTGCCCTCGGCGGTGGCGATCACCCGCTCGCCACCGGCGTGAACCTTGACGGTCGCCTCGGAGATCACCTCACCGTCGGCCCGGTGATCCAGCACCACCCGGTAGGACTCCAGCACGAACGGCGGCTCGTCCAGCACGTCCCGGTCCGGCCCCTGCACCTCCCTGCGCAGCAACAGCTCCAGCGAGGCGTCGGCCGCCTCGAAGGACCATCCCCTCGCCTCGAGACGTTTCACCTTGTCCACCGCGCTGGTCAGTGCCGTGGGCTGGCCGGCGAGGTCAACCCCGAGCTCACGTCCCTTGAGTTCGAGGCTGGCCCTGCCGGCCATTTCGGTGACCAGGACCCGCATGTCGTTGCCGACGGAGGTGGGATCGATGTGGTTGTACAACAACGGATCCACCTTGATCGCGCTCGCGTGCAGCCCCGCCTTGTGGGCGAAGGCCGACGCCCCGACGTAAGCCTGGTGGGTGTCGGGGGCGATGTTCGCGATTTCGGCAAGAGCATGGGAGACGCGGGTCAGCTCGGCGGCGCCGCCGGTCGGCAGCACCTCCATGCCGAGCTTGGTCACCAGGTTTCCCGTCACGGCGAACAGGTCGGCGTTGCCTGCCCGTTCCCCGTAACCGTTCGCGGTGCACTGGACGTGGGTCGCGCCGGCTTGCACGGCGGCGATGCTGTTCGCCACCGCGCAGGAAGTGTCGTCCTGGCAGTGGATCCCGAGCCGCAGCCCGGTACGCGCGGCGACCTCGCGCACGGTCTCGGCGAGTCGCAACGGGAGCTGCCCGCCGTTGGTGTCACACAGCACGGCGACATCGGCGCCGCCCTCGCCGGCCGCGTCCAGCACGCGCAGCGCGGTGTCCGGATCGTGGGCGTAGCCGTCGAAGAAGTGCTCGGCGTCGAGGAACACCCTGCGCCCCTCGCCGACCAGGAAGGATACGGTGTCCCGGACCATCGCGCAGGCAGTGTCCACATCGACCCGTAGCGCACGCTCGATGTGCCTGCGGTCCGATTTGGCCACCAGGGTCACCACCGGTGCCGCCGAGTCCAGCAGCGCCCGCACCTGCGCGTCCTCCGCGGCGGCGACATCGGCCTTACGGGTGGAACCGAAGGCCACCAGCACGGCGTGCTTGAGTACGAGTTCCTCAGCCGCGCGGGCGAAGAACTCGGTGTCCTTGGGCAACGCCCCCGGCCAGCCACCCTCGATGAAGCCCACGCCGAGCTCGTCGAGCAACCGGGCGACCGCGAGCTTGTCGGTCACCGAGTACGAGATCCCCTCCCGCTGCGCACCGTCGCGCAGGGTCGTGTCGTAGAGGTGGAAGTCGTCGCCGAGTGGGGTGCCTGCCGGTTCCGTGCGAGTCACGGTCTCTCCTGGGATGGGCGTGTCGGTACCAACAAAAAAACCTCCCGCGGATGCGAGAGGTCTGCGCGCCGGGTGCTCGGTCGAGCACTTACCCGGCGCGCTTGCGGATAATGATCACCGCAGAGAAAGCCATGTCGGCATCATGCCATACCCAGGACACGCTTCCAAATCGTGGTCACCCACTCCCGGATACTGACATGCCGCATCCGGTGCGGTCAGGAGGCGACCACCTGGGGATCCGGTCCACCGTGGAAGGTCGGCCGCCCCACGACAACCCGGTGGCCGGCGACCCGAGCATGAACAGCGACAGGACCAGGGCCGCGACGGCCAGTACCAGCGCGGCTCGCCGCTCCTGCCGGCCCGTCACCGCACGGCTCCCGCCGACCGGGCACCGCGTGTGGCCTCGCGGGCAATGTCGTCCTCGGCCTCGTGGTGCTGCTCGCAGCCCGTGGCGTGACCGGAGGTCTGGTACACGGTCCGGCAGTGGTAACAGGTCCGAGCCTGCCGAGTGAGCGGCGAGGTGGAGCCGTACCGCCGGTGGAAACGCATCGCGTGGGACCATTCCCTACCGTTCGACGCATACGCGACCGCCAACAGGTGACCAGACGAGGAGTCCGTGACCGACTTCGAGACCCGGCGCAAGGAGTTCGGCGCCAAGCTACGGCGCCTGCGTGAGCACCACGCCGCATCTGGTCGAGATGTCGCCAACGAGCTCGGTTGGCCACAGTCGAAGGTCTCCAAGCTGGAGACCGGCAAGCAGACGCCCGACGACTCCGACGTGATCGAGTGGTGCACGCTGCTCGATGCGTCGGAAGCGCGGGACGATCTACTCGCCGAGTTGGCTGAGCTGCGCGTTCAGCAGATCGAGTGGCGTCGCCAGCTCCGCGCTGGTCACCGCGACAAACAGACCCAACTCGACCAGCGGCAGCAACGTGCTACTCGGATCCGCGCCGTAGACATCACCTCGGTTACCGGCCTGGTCCAGACTCCCGACTACGCGCGCCGCATCTTCCGAACCCAAGCCGACCTCCTCGAGATACCGCACGACACCGAGGCCGCCGTCAAGGCACGGATGAAGCGTCAGCAGATCCTCTACGACACCGACAAGCAGATCGAGATCCTGATCAGTGAGGCAGCTCTGGCTCACATGATCACCATGCCGACCGAGCTGATCGTGCAACTCGATCGGCTGGCCACACTCATCGGCATGCCGCACGTCCGGCTCGGCATCCTGCCGCTCTACCGCCAACTGCCACACGTACCTGTGCACGGCTACTGGATCGTGGACGATTACGTCACCATCGAGAACATCACTGCCGAGGTCGAGATCGACGATCCCGAGCAGGTCGCTCTCTACCATCGGCTCACCGGCCGTCTTTGGACCGCTGCGGCTGACGGCGACGACGCACGGACGGTCCTTTCGCGCGCCGCCGAACAGCTCGCCGGCTGACCCCCACGCCGCGGCCTGGATGCTCGGTAACCTCGGCTAGCCGAGGTTACCGCTTTCCGCTGACCCAGTGCTCCGGCGCGAGCTGCTATGAGTAGGCGGTCAGGGGACGGGGCGGGTGGTGTCGTTGGAGGAGACGAGCGCGGCGAGCCGGTCGCCGATCGAGTGGGTGGCTCCCGGCGAGGACTGGTCCCTGGTGGCGAGGTCGAAGGCGACCGAGGCCTCGATCCGGCGCGCGGCCTCCTTCTGGCCGAGATGGTCCAGCAGCAGGGACATCGACAGCACCGCGGCGGTCGGGTCGGCGAGCCCCTGCCCTGCGATGTCCGGCGCGCTGCCGTGCACCGGTTCGAACATGCTCGGGTTGCGCCGGGAAATGTCCATGTTCCCGCTCGCGGCCAGCCCGATGCCACCGGTCACCGCGGCCGCGAGGTCGGTGACGATATCGCCGAACAGGTTGTCGGTGACGATCACGTCGAACCGGGCGGGATCGGTCACCAGATGGATCGTGGCGGCATCCACGTGCGAGTAGGCCACCGTCACGTCCGGGTGCTCCAGCGACACCTCCTCCACGATCCGGGACCACAGCGAACCCGCGTACTCCAGCACGTTCGTCTTGTGCAGCAGGGTCAGATGCTTGCGCGGGCGCTCCTCGGCCCGGTTGAACGCGTCGGTCACCACCCGCCGGATCCCGAAGGCCGTGTTCACGCTGACCTCGGTCGCGATCTCGTGCTCGGTGTCCTTGCGCAAGAGGCCGCCGTTGCCCGCGTACGGCCCCTCGGTGCCTTCCCGCACCACCACCATGTCGACCTCGCCCGGGTCGGCGAGCGGGCCACGAAGGCCGGGGTACAGCCGGGCGGGCCGCAGGTTCACATGGTGATCCAGCTCGAAGCGCAGGCGCAGCAGCAGCCCGCGCTCCAGAATCCCGCTCGGCACGGTCGGATCACCCACCGCGCCGAGCAGAATGGCGTCATGCTGCCGAAGTTCCCCCAGCACCGACTCGGGCAGCAGCTCGCCGGTTGAGTGCCAGCGCGCGGCACCGAGGTCGTAGTTGGTGATCTCCGCGCTCGGCACGACCTCACCGAGCACCTTGAGCGCCTCGGTGACCACTTCGGGCCCGATCCCGTCACCTGGGATCACCGCGAGCCGCATCCACACACCTCCGTTGACCGGGGGCCGGTGTCCCGACTGCCCCATCTACCACCTACAGCGTCAGTAGGTACCAATCCGACCGGAAGCAGCTGACCGGTACAGGTGGCCAGCTCAGGTCGGCTACTTCCAGTCTCCTTGGTAACTCCAGCCACGGCAGGTTACCGGCCGTCGCCAACCCACCGAAGCAGCACCACCCGTACGTCGGAGCATCCCGCAGTCCGAGACACCCATCCGTGTCATTGGGTGCCACTGTCGCTCCGCCGAACGAGGGATGCCCGGGGTGGACATCCACCCCGGGCTGATCCGATCGTTCCTGCTCAGCCGCGGCCGGTCGCCTGCACCCGCACCACCTCGGCCCGCCGGCCGGAGGCGTTGTGGTGGTTCAGGGCCAGCAGGCCGAGCACGGTGTCCTCCCGCGCGGCGTCCGCGTTGCGGTCCACCACCAGCGCGGTACCGGGCCGTGCCAGGTAGGACAGCGCCGGATCCCCGCCGCCCCGCACGGTGTAGGCGGGCGCGAGCGCGTCGACGGACACCGGCTCGCCGATGCTGTCGATCAGGTCGTGCCCAGGCGCGCTGTAGTACCCGACGGTGCCCGCGGTGTAGCTGATCCGGTGCGACTCCGCGCTCGGGTCGATGCCGAGCGCCGCGATGCGCACCGGCAGTACGACCACGTTCGTGTCGAACACGTTGGTGTCCACATCGCCGAGTTGCCCGTTCACCGGCCGCACGTCCACCGAGGGGAGGCCCGGCTTGCGCAGGTCCACCGTGTTCACCAGCAACACGTCGGTGCCCGGTACCTTGGTCACGTAGGACTCGAAGTCCGGCTTGCCGTCCCCGGTGGTGTCGATGTCCACGAACGGGATCGTGTTGCTGCCGAGATTGGCCCAGTCGCTCCAGGTGGCGAGGCCGAAGGCGAGCAGCGAACTCTCAGGGTCGCCCTGCCGCCTGGCCAGCGGGGCGGTGGAGGTGGCACCGACGTAGCGCAGGTCGCCACTCTTGGCGGTGTCGTTGATGGTGCAGTTGCGCCCGGATTGGCCCCGGCACTCCGGCAGCCGCCCGGACTTCGCCTGCAGCTCGAACACGCTGATCAGCGAGCGGTACGCCTGGCTGCCCGAACCCTGGACGACGCCGCGGCCGCCGAGGTCGAGCACGGCCTGGTTCTGCCCACCGTGGAACCGGACCTCGGACGGCGTGCTGATCGCCGAGACCGGCTTGGGCGCCGCGTACACCGGAACCCGCAGCCCGACCGTGGCCCCTTCGCGCGGTGTGAAGGCCACGTGGCCGGAGGCGTCGGCGAGGAACTGGCGCGCCAGCCCGCTCTGCTCGGTCGCCATCGTCGGGTCGATGACCTTGCGCAGCGCCGAGGGTTCGTCGATCCGCAGGGTCACCCGGACCCGCGCGACACCACGCGGGCTGAGCCGCACCGTGTCGGTGGACAGCTCGTAGCGCACCCCTGGCGGCTCGGTGACGCCCGCGTAGGACACGCCGAGGGTGACCGGGCGGACGCCCTTGTTCACCACCTTGACCGTCTTGGTCAACGAGACCGGGCCCGCCGCCTCGACCGTGCCGAAGGTGGCGCTCACCGCACCCGGGTCGTCCTGCACGTAGGCGAGAACCTCGTTCTCGAGCGCCGCGATCGCGTCGATCCGGCCGGCGCCGACCCGCTGCGGCGCGTAGGTGTCGCCCCGCGCGTCATGCAGGTCGTGCCCGGCGGTGTTGATCACCGCGGCCTTGACCTCCTCGACCGACCATTCCGGGTGCGCCTGCCGGATCAGCGCCGCGATCCCCGCCGTGTGCGGGGCGGCCATCGAGGTCCCGGACAGCACGGTGCGACCGTTGCCGCTGCCGGACAGCGCCGAGGCGATGGTGTCGCCCGGCGCGGCGACGTCCGGCTTGACGCTCGGCCCGCGCACGCCGCGCGAGGTGAACCCGCTCGGGCTGTCCACGATGGACTCGTCGTAGGTCTGCAACGCGGCCCTGCCGTGCCCGCTCAGCCGGACCTGGAGCGTGCCGGCCTCGAGTGCCGGGCGCAGGGTCCCGGTGGCCGTGCCGGTGAGCTGGAAGGCCGGGATGTCCTCGTTGCCCGCGATCCCGGCCGAGAAGTGCTCGAGGGTGGAGGACAGCAGCACACCCTCGGCGCCGGCCGCCGCGGCGTTGTCGGTGCGTGTCGAGGAACCGCAGGCCCTGGTCGAATCGTTGTCGTCCCATTCCAGCCAGGCGAACTTGCCTGCCACGGCCGCCCTGTCCGCCGCGGAGAACGGCCGGCAGCCATCCGGGTTGCCTGCCGAGAGCGCGACCACCGGCCTGGTCCGGTCCAGGTCGTCGTAGCCGGCGTAGTTCTGGCTGAACTGCCCCGGCCGCTGCCCCGCCTGCTCGGCGGGCGCGGTGACCTCGGCGGCGTCCCGCAGCACCGAGGCGTCCCTGCTGCTGGCCACGGTCAACGCCTCCGGGGTGTTACCGGGCGAGCCGCCGATATCGTAGAGGTCCCCGCCGTTGCCGCCGGAGAACACCGGCAGCACCCCGTTCGCGGCCAGCTTGCGCACGAACAGCGAGTCCGGGTCGTCCGGGGCGCCGTAGTCGCTGCCCAGCGACAGGTTCACCAGGTCGAGGTGGTCGGTGAAGTCCCCGTCGCCGTCCGGGTCCAGCGCCCAGTCGAGGGCCTGGGTGGTGACGCTGGTGGAACCGTGGCAGCCGAACACCTTGATGGCGTACAGCAGCGCCTTCGGCGCCGACCCCGGCCCGATCCGCATCTCGTCCACGTCGTCGGCGGTCAGCTCGGCGTAGTCACCGGTGAAGGTGCTGCCGTCCGCGTTCACCCCGAAACCACCCGCGGTGCCCGCCACATGCGTCCCGTGCTGCCCGCAGGAGATCGGGTTGGGGTCCGGGCGCGGGGTCGGTGAGCCCGCCTCGCCCGCGGAGTCGTAGTCGTCGCCGACCAGGTCGGTGCCGCCGACCACCTTCGCGGTCGGGAAGTAGGAGGCCTCGACCCTGGTGCGGTCGATCGCCTCGTAGGCCGCCTTGGTGCCGGGGCCGCCGAAGTCGGCGTGCGTGTAGTCGACGCCGTCGTCGATGATCCCGACCCGGATGCCCTCGCCGAAGCGACCGGTCTGCTGCCAGGCGTTCAGCGTCCTGGTCAGCTGGGTCGCCCCGCTGTTGGTCCGCTTCTTGGGCACGACGGTCCGCACCGAGACCACATCGGCGCGCTGGGCGATCCGCCTGAGCTCGGCCGCGTCCGCGGTCACCACCGCGCCGGGTACGGCGTTGACGGTCTCGGTGACCAGCTCGGTCGCGCCGTCCAGCGAGCGCAACTGCCCGAGCACGGCGTCCACCGCCCCCGCGGTCTCCCGCCGGGCCGCCCGCGCGGCCCGCTTCGCCTGCTCCTTGCCCGCGCCCCGTGCCCGTTCGGTGTTGAACGCGTCCACCGCGGGCCGCTTGGCCAATTCGACGAAGGCCGTCGTCCGGCCCCGTGCCGCCGCCAGTCGCGGGGAGAGCGTGCCCTGCAGGCCCGCCACCGCGCTCCCGGTGGGTGGGACGGCGTCGGCCAACGGCTGATCCTGCTGCGCGGACGCACTCGGCACCCCGGCGAGGGCGGTCGTCAGGACGGCCGCGAGGACCGCCGCTGACGACCGCGTGACCCACGCGGGTACGCGAATCCGACTCATGAGTTCGTGCCCTTACCCGAGGCGCCCTCAGAACCCGCACACGCGCTCCCGACCAGCCCCGACGGTGCGCGCATCGCCTGGCGCCGTGCCCTCGACGGCGCCGTGGTTCCGCCTCGCGGGCACGAACCTAGCTGCGGATGCTTACTACTTTGGTAGCCGCGCCGGATCAGCGTTACTCGAATGTGACCGCACGGATCGTGCGGGCACCGACGGCCGAGCCGGTCGATTCCAGCACGTGGGAGTCGACCCCGCGGTCCACCCGCAGCAGCATGACCGCGTCGGAGCGGTCCGTGGTCTGGCTGATCTGCGCGGCCTCGATGTTGATCCCGGCCTCGCCGAGCAGGGTGCCGACCCGGCCCATGATCCCAGGGCGGTCCGGGTACTCCAGCAGCAGCATGTTGCCCTTGGCACGCAGGTCGAAGTGCCGCCCGTTCACCTCGACCAGCTTCTCCACCTCGTCCTTGCCGGTGACCGTCCCGGAGACCGAGATGGTGGTGCCGTCGGCGTGCACCGCGCGCACGGTCACCAGGCTGCGGTGGTTCGGGCTCTCCGTCTCGGTGGTGATGTCCACCCCGACGCCGAGCTCCTCGGCCAGCCGCGGCGCGTTCACGAAGGTCACCGGGTCCTCGACCACGGTGGAGAACACCCCACGCAGCGCGGCCAGCGACAGCACGCTGACGTCCTCGCCGGACAGTTCGCCGCGTACCACCACGGTGACCGAGGCAGGCGGGTTGGAGCTCAGCGCGGACACCACGGTGCCCAGTTTCTGGGTGAGCTGCAGGAACGGCCGGACCTCCTCGCCGACCGGGCCGCCCGCGACGTTCACCGCGTCCGGCACGAAGTCGCCGCGCAGGGCGAGCACCACGGAGCGGGCCACGTCGGTGCCGGCCCGGTCCTGCGCCTCCGTGGTCGAGGCGCCCAGGTGCGGGGTGGCCACCACGTTCGGCAGCTCGAACAGCGGGCTGGCGGTGGTGGGCTCGGTGACGAACACGTCCACCCCCGCACCGCCGACCTGGCCGCTGCGCACCGCGTCCGCGAGCGCCTCCTCGTCGACCAGCCCGCCCCTGGCCGCGTTCACGATGATCACGCCCTGCTTGGTCTTGGCCAGCGCCTCGGCGTCGATCAGGCCGGTGGTCTCCGGGGTCTTCGGCAGGTGGATGGAGATCATGTCGGACCGCCGCAGCAACTCGTCCAGGCTGACCAGCTCGATGCCGAGCTGCGACGCGCGCTGGGCCGAGGCGTAGGGGTCGTAGGCGATCAGCTCGGTGCCGAAGGCGGCGAGCCGCTGCCCGACCAGCTGGCCGATCTTGCCGAGCCCGACGATGCCGACGGTCTTGCCGTTCAGCTCGACCCCGGTGTACGAGCTGCGCTTCCACTCGCCGCCACGCAGGCTCTGGTCGGCGGCCGGGACCCGGCGGGCGACCGCGAGCAGCAGGGCGACGGCGTGCTCGGCCGCCGAGACGATGTTCGAGGTCGGCGCGTTGACCACCAGCACGCCGCGGTCGGTGGCGGCGGGTACCTCGACGTTGTCCAGCCCTACCCCGGCCCTGGCGACCACCTTGAGGACGGGCGCGGCGGCGAGCACCTCGGCGTCCACCTTGGTCGCCGAGCGGACCAGCAGGGCGTCCGCCTCCTGCACAGCGTCCAGCAGCGCGGGCCGGTCGGTGCCGTCCACGTGCCTGACCTCGACCTCGTCACCGAGCGCACTCACCACGGATGGGGCGAGCTTCTCGGCGAGTAGGACGACTGGCTGGCTGGGCTTGCTCACGATGCGGCTCCCAATGCTCGACTTCTGATTCCTTGCTCAGGATGCGGGCGCCCTCAGGTGCGACGGAGATCGAGTGACCGTGGTCAGCCGCCGGTGCCTTGCCTGACGTGGTACACCCACCTGCGCTGACCGGTCACGACGCTGTGCCCGGATGCGGCGCAGTGTAGTCCGGACGGCGGCGGGTCGGGGGTACGGCCATTGACTTGATCGCAACTCGCAACGAACGCGGGCCCGCCGAAAAGTAGTTGAATATTTGAACGTCCTGTCCGTTTCATGCCAGCTTCCGCTGCTCCGAGCGATTTGTATGGGTCAGGTGAACGACACAACGTACTTCCCGAACAAGCAGGCTGTGGTGCTGGACGACCGGCTCGACGGAAAGGTGGCACTGGTCACCGGTGGCAGCAGGGGTATCGGCGCCGCGGTGGCCATCCGCCTCGCCACGGCCGGAGCCGATGTCGTGCTGACCTACCAGCACAGCGTGGACCAGGCCGAGAACGTGGTGGCCGAGGTCAAGGCCGCGGGCCGGCGCGGGTTGGCCATCCAGGCGGACAGTGCCGACGCGACCGAGGCGGTCTCCGCCGTGGAGCGGGCCGTCGCCGAGTTCGGCCGGCTGGACGTGCTGGTCAACAACGCCGGGGCGGCATACTTCGGCACGGTCGAGGACATCCCGGTGGCGGACGTCGACCGGGTGCTGGCGGTGAACGTGCGCGGGCCGTTCCTCGCCGCGCAGGCGGCCGCCCGGCACCTACCCGCGGGCGGCCGGATCATCAACATCGGCAGTTGCGCCGCCGAGCGCGGCGCGTTGCCGGGGCTGACGCTGTACGGGATGAGCAAGGCCGCCGTCGCCGGGCTGACCAGGACCCTCGCGCGGGAACTCGGGCCGCGCGGTATCACGGTGAACACGGTGCACCCCGGGCCGATCGACACCGATATGAACCCGGCGGACGGGCCTGCGGGCGACGCGAACCGGCAGTTCGTGGCGCTCGGCGGTTACGGGCAGGCGGTGGATGTGGCGGCCACCGTGGCGCATCTTGCCGGCGAGAGCGGCCGCTACATCACCGGCGCCGGGCTGGCCGTGGACGGCGGGTTCGCCGCCTGAGCTACGCCGCGCACCCAGCGTGACCGGCACCCATATGCCCTGAACGGCACTTTCGAGACGCTGAACGTCTCAAACGCCACGTTCGCGGCGTTGAACGTCCTGATCGTGCCGTTCAGGGCTCTGCAGGGGCGACGGGGAACAACGGCTCACCAGGGTTCGTCGAACTCGCCGTCCTTGACGCCGGCGACGAAGGCATCCCATTCGGCCGGGGTGAAGACCAGGATGACGCCGTCGGGCTGCGAGGACTGTCGCATGGCCACGTAGGTCACGCCGTCGGTATGCGGCACGAAGGCGTACTCCACGGCGTCCTCGAGGGTCTCGCCCTCCGGCTCGGCGCGCTGCCACTCCGCCTTGCTGAGGTCCAGCTCGTCCCGGATGTGGGCCTTGTCGTCGACCGGATCGGACTGTTGCTCACTCATGTACGCAACGTTATCCCGTGCCGGGGTGGTCACCGCAGGCGACCACCCCGGCACGCCGGTCACGCGGTCTCGGTGATCGGGCGGTCCACCCAGGACATCAGCCCGCGCAGCCTGGAACCGACCTCCTCGATCGGGTGCTCCTGGCCCCTCGTGCGCAGCGCGGTGAAGTTGGGCCTGCCGTTCTCGTCCTCGGCCACCCACTCCTTGGCGAAGCTGCCGTCCTGGATCTCGCCGAGGATCTTCTTCATCTCCGCCTTGGTCTGCTCGGTGACCACCCGCGGGCCGCGGGTCAGGTCGCCGTACTCGGCCGTGTCGCTGCAGGAGTAGCGCTGCCTGGCGATCCCGCCCTCGTAGATGAGGTCCACGATCAGCTTGAGCTCGTGCAGCACCTCGAAGTAGGCGATCTCCGGCTGGTACCCGGCCTCGACCAGGGTCTCGAACCCGGCCTGGATGAGGTGCGAGGTGCCGCCGCACAGCACCGCCTGCTCGCCGAAGAGGTCGGTCTCGGTCTCCTCGGTGAAGGTGGTCTTGATGGTGCCGGCCCGGGTGCCGCCGATGCCCTTGGAGTAGGCGAGGCCGAGCGCGAGCGCGTTGCCGGAGGCGTCCTGCTCCACCGCGACCAGGTTGGGTACGCCCTTGCCGTCCACGAACTGCCTGCGCACCAGGTGCCCTGGCCCCTTCGGGGCGACCAGCACCAGGTCCACGCCCTGCGGCGGGGTGATGTAGCCGTACCGGACGTTGAAGCCGTGGCTGAAGAACAGCGCGTCGCCCGGCTTCAGGTTCGGCTCGATGTCGTTCGCGTACACGGTCCGCTGCACCGTGTCCGGGGCCTGGATCGAGATCAGGTCGGCCTCGGCCGCCGCCTCGGCCGGGGTGACCACGCGCAGGCCCTCCTCCT
Proteins encoded in this region:
- the cimA gene encoding citramalate synthase, whose product is MTRTEPAGTPLGDDFHLYDTTLRDGAQREGISYSVTDKLAVARLLDELGVGFIEGGWPGALPKDTEFFARAAEELVLKHAVLVAFGSTRKADVAAAEDAQVRALLDSAAPVVTLVAKSDRRHIERALRVDVDTACAMVRDTVSFLVGEGRRVFLDAEHFFDGYAHDPDTALRVLDAAGEGGADVAVLCDTNGGQLPLRLAETVREVAARTGLRLGIHCQDDTSCAVANSIAAVQAGATHVQCTANGYGERAGNADLFAVTGNLVTKLGMEVLPTGGAAELTRVSHALAEIANIAPDTHQAYVGASAFAHKAGLHASAIKVDPLLYNHIDPTSVGNDMRVLVTEMAGRASLELKGRELGVDLAGQPTALTSAVDKVKRLEARGWSFEAADASLELLLRREVQGPDRDVLDEPPFVLESYRVVLDHRADGEVISEATVKVHAGGERVIATAEGNGPVHALDAALRKALSPYLSWLDTVELADYKVRILPGHPGTDAVTRVLVETSDGQREWTTVGVHENIVEASWLALCDALVHKAMRQRQPA
- a CDS encoding helix-turn-helix domain-containing protein, with translation MTDFETRRKEFGAKLRRLREHHAASGRDVANELGWPQSKVSKLETGKQTPDDSDVIEWCTLLDASEARDDLLAELAELRVQQIEWRRQLRAGHRDKQTQLDQRQQRATRIRAVDITSVTGLVQTPDYARRIFRTQADLLEIPHDTEAAVKARMKRQQILYDTDKQIEILISEAALAHMITMPTELIVQLDRLATLIGMPHVRLGILPLYRQLPHVPVHGYWIVDDYVTIENITAEVEIDDPEQVALYHRLTGRLWTAAADGDDARTVLSRAAEQLAG
- a CDS encoding 3-isopropylmalate dehydrogenase, with the translated sequence MRLAVIPGDGIGPEVVTEALKVLGEVVPSAEITNYDLGAARWHSTGELLPESVLGELRQHDAILLGAVGDPTVPSGILERGLLLRLRFELDHHVNLRPARLYPGLRGPLADPGEVDMVVVREGTEGPYAGNGGLLRKDTEHEIATEVSVNTAFGIRRVVTDAFNRAEERPRKHLTLLHKTNVLEYAGSLWSRIVEEVSLEHPDVTVAYSHVDAATIHLVTDPARFDVIVTDNLFGDIVTDLAAAVTGGIGLAASGNMDISRRNPSMFEPVHGSAPDIAGQGLADPTAAVLSMSLLLDHLGQKEAARRIEASVAFDLATRDQSSPGATHSIGDRLAALVSSNDTTRPVP
- a CDS encoding S8 family peptidase translates to MSRIRVPAWVTRSSAAVLAAVLTTALAGVPSASAQQDQPLADAVPPTGSAVAGLQGTLSPRLAAARGRTTAFVELAKRPAVDAFNTERARGAGKEQAKRAARAARRETAGAVDAVLGQLRSLDGATELVTETVNAVPGAVVTADAAELRRIAQRADVVSVRTVVPKKRTNSGATQLTRTLNAWQQTGRFGEGIRVGIIDDGVDYTHADFGGPGTKAAYEAIDRTRVEASYFPTAKVVGGTDLVGDDYDSAGEAGSPTPRPDPNPISCGQHGTHVAGTAGGFGVNADGSTFTGDYAELTADDVDEMRIGPGSAPKALLYAIKVFGCHGSTSVTTQALDWALDPDGDGDFTDHLDLVNLSLGSDYGAPDDPDSLFVRKLAANGVLPVFSGGNGGDLYDIGGSPGNTPEALTVASSRDASVLRDAAEVTAPAEQAGQRPGQFSQNYAGYDDLDRTRPVVALSAGNPDGCRPFSAADRAAVAGKFAWLEWDDNDSTRACGSSTRTDNAAAAGAEGVLLSSTLEHFSAGIAGNEDIPAFQLTGTATGTLRPALEAGTLQVRLSGHGRAALQTYDESIVDSPSGFTSRGVRGPSVKPDVAAPGDTIASALSGSGNGRTVLSGTSMAAPHTAGIAALIRQAHPEWSVEEVKAAVINTAGHDLHDARGDTYAPQRVGAGRIDAIAALENEVLAYVQDDPGAVSATFGTVEAAGPVSLTKTVKVVNKGVRPVTLGVSYAGVTEPPGVRYELSTDTVRLSPRGVARVRVTLRIDEPSALRKVIDPTMATEQSGLARQFLADASGHVAFTPREGATVGLRVPVYAAPKPVSAISTPSEVRFHGGQNQAVLDLGGRGVVQGSGSQAYRSLISVFELQAKSGRLPECRGQSGRNCTINDTAKSGDLRYVGATSTAPLARRQGDPESSLLAFGLATWSDWANLGSNTIPFVDIDTTGDGKPDFESYVTKVPGTDVLLVNTVDLRKPGLPSVDVRPVNGQLGDVDTNVFDTNVVVLPVRIAALGIDPSAESHRISYTAGTVGYYSAPGHDLIDSIGEPVSVDALAPAYTVRGGGDPALSYLARPGTALVVDRNADAAREDTVLGLLALNHHNASGRRAEVVRVQATGRG
- the serA gene encoding phosphoglycerate dehydrogenase, whose product is MSKPSQPVVLLAEKLAPSVVSALGDEVEVRHVDGTDRPALLDAVQEADALLVRSATKVDAEVLAAAPVLKVVARAGVGLDNVEVPAATDRGVLVVNAPTSNIVSAAEHAVALLLAVARRVPAADQSLRGGEWKRSSYTGVELNGKTVGIVGLGKIGQLVGQRLAAFGTELIAYDPYASAQRASQLGIELVSLDELLRRSDMISIHLPKTPETTGLIDAEALAKTKQGVIIVNAARGGLVDEEALADAVRSGQVGGAGVDVFVTEPTTASPLFELPNVVATPHLGASTTEAQDRAGTDVARSVVLALRGDFVPDAVNVAGGPVGEEVRPFLQLTQKLGTVVSALSSNPPASVTVVVRGELSGEDVSVLSLAALRGVFSTVVEDPVTFVNAPRLAEELGVGVDITTETESPNHRSLVTVRAVHADGTTISVSGTVTGKDEVEKLVEVNGRHFDLRAKGNMLLLEYPDRPGIMGRVGTLLGEAGINIEAAQISQTTDRSDAVMLLRVDRGVDSHVLESTGSAVGARTIRAVTFE
- a CDS encoding SDR family NAD(P)-dependent oxidoreductase, with amino-acid sequence MNDTTYFPNKQAVVLDDRLDGKVALVTGGSRGIGAAVAIRLATAGADVVLTYQHSVDQAENVVAEVKAAGRRGLAIQADSADATEAVSAVERAVAEFGRLDVLVNNAGAAYFGTVEDIPVADVDRVLAVNVRGPFLAAQAAARHLPAGGRIINIGSCAAERGALPGLTLYGMSKAAVAGLTRTLARELGPRGITVNTVHPGPIDTDMNPADGPAGDANRQFVALGGYGQAVDVAATVAHLAGESGRYITGAGLAVDGGFAA
- a CDS encoding DUF397 domain-containing protein; amino-acid sequence: MSEQQSDPVDDKAHIRDELDLSKAEWQRAEPEGETLEDAVEYAFVPHTDGVTYVAMRQSSQPDGVILVFTPAEWDAFVAGVKDGEFDEPW
- the ilvC gene encoding ketol-acid reductoisomerase translates to MPAETFYDDDADLGLIQARKVAVVGYGSQGHAHALSLRDSGVDVRIGLPEGSKSRAKAEEEGLRVVTPAEAAAEADLISIQAPDTVQRTVYANDIEPNLKPGDALFFSHGFNVRYGYITPPQGVDLVLVAPKGPGHLVRRQFVDGKGVPNLVAVEQDASGNALALGLAYSKGIGGTRAGTIKTTFTEETETDLFGEQAVLCGGTSHLIQAGFETLVEAGYQPEIAYFEVLHELKLIVDLIYEGGIARQRYSCSDTAEYGDLTRGPRVVTEQTKAEMKKILGEIQDGSFAKEWVAEDENGRPNFTALRTRGQEHPIEEVGSRLRGLMSWVDRPITETA